Proteins from one Ketobacter alkanivorans genomic window:
- a CDS encoding septal ring lytic transglycosylase RlpA family protein, with protein sequence MIGLNRRSQLRFQTLLVSLLLLSACSSHSPYTAGPFEEKDSAPGEVRDWHNIPDAQPKHEPRARYGNHSPYEVFGKTYYVMPSAHGYRETGIGSWYGKKFSGRPTSSQEPYDPYAMTAAHKTLPLPSYVRVTNLDNNKQIIVRVNDRGPFHGGRIIDLSYAAAHKIGYANQGTARVLVEAITVNDGAMPASNKQSEATAVPYAPPKNSAPAAEKYYIQVGAYRDLSTAKSMQQQLITVTNAPVGIHSSPEPGSSGVHRVRVGPFLTEQAAMTVQNQLHGTVSDPLLIRR encoded by the coding sequence ATGATTGGACTCAACCGTCGCAGCCAACTGCGTTTTCAGACCCTGCTGGTTTCCCTGTTGCTATTGAGTGCCTGCAGCAGTCATAGCCCCTACACAGCGGGCCCGTTTGAAGAAAAAGACAGCGCGCCCGGCGAAGTGCGCGACTGGCACAACATTCCAGACGCCCAACCCAAACATGAACCCCGCGCCCGCTACGGAAACCACTCCCCCTATGAAGTGTTTGGCAAAACCTACTACGTAATGCCCAGCGCCCACGGCTATCGGGAAACCGGTATCGGCAGCTGGTATGGCAAAAAGTTTTCTGGCCGCCCCACTTCCAGCCAGGAGCCCTATGATCCCTACGCCATGACCGCAGCCCACAAAACCCTGCCGTTACCCAGTTACGTGCGCGTCACCAACCTGGATAACAACAAACAGATCATTGTACGGGTCAACGACCGCGGCCCCTTTCACGGTGGGCGCATCATTGATTTATCCTACGCTGCTGCCCACAAAATCGGCTACGCCAACCAGGGTACTGCCCGGGTGCTGGTGGAAGCCATTACGGTAAATGATGGCGCTATGCCCGCCAGCAACAAACAATCAGAAGCCACCGCCGTGCCCTATGCACCGCCTAAAAACTCGGCTCCGGCTGCCGAAAAATACTACATTCAAGTGGGCGCCTACCGCGATCTTTCCACCGCAAAATCCATGCAACAGCAATTGATCACCGTCACCAACGCGCCCGTGGGTATTCACTCCTCCCCCGAACCGGGCAGCAGTGGCGTACATCGCGTAAGGGTCGGGCCGTTTTTAACCGAACAGGCCGCCATGACCGTACAGAACCAACTGCACGGTACAGTGTCAGACCCCTTATTGATCAGGCGATAA
- a CDS encoding D-alanyl-D-alanine carboxypeptidase family protein, which translates to MTFTLVKHRGLLALIATLIISQFAAMNLWAAAPMIPAPPSLAAKSWILLDAKTGHIITEYNPDQKLPPASLTKMMTTYIASEQLASGNIRYEDMVRISEKAWRKGGSKMYIREGTEVKLEDLLRGIIIQSGNDASIAMAEYIAGSEDAFADLMNQTAFSLGMTNSHFKNATGWPAQDHYTTARDLSLLARAIINDHPEDYSIYSEKEFTYNNIRQPNRNSLLWQDDAVDGIKTGHTEEAGYCLVSSAVKDDMRLISVVMGTRSEKERAAESQKLITYGFRFYETVKSYDAQQELLQSEIWKGKSNTLKLGTEEAIWLTIPRGTAGDINAELEVPELLQAPITAGEKIGTLKLTLNGETIATKPLIALDSVEEGGLFKRLWHWILLMVKGLFS; encoded by the coding sequence ATGACTTTCACACTTGTAAAACACCGTGGGCTTCTGGCCCTGATCGCCACCCTGATTATCTCCCAGTTTGCTGCCATGAATCTGTGGGCCGCCGCCCCGATGATTCCGGCTCCGCCCAGCCTGGCCGCCAAGTCCTGGATTCTATTGGATGCCAAAACCGGACACATCATCACCGAGTACAACCCGGATCAGAAACTGCCTCCCGCCAGCCTGACCAAGATGATGACCACCTACATTGCCTCCGAGCAATTAGCCAGCGGCAACATTCGCTACGAAGACATGGTGCGCATCAGCGAGAAAGCCTGGCGCAAGGGCGGCTCCAAGATGTACATCCGCGAAGGCACTGAAGTTAAACTCGAAGACCTGCTGCGGGGCATCATCATCCAGTCAGGCAACGATGCCAGCATCGCCATGGCTGAGTACATCGCCGGCAGCGAAGACGCCTTTGCCGACTTGATGAACCAAACCGCCTTCAGCCTCGGCATGACCAACTCCCACTTCAAGAACGCCACCGGCTGGCCCGCGCAAGATCACTACACCACCGCCCGCGATCTATCCTTGCTGGCCCGCGCCATCATCAACGATCACCCCGAAGACTATTCCATTTACTCCGAAAAAGAATTCACCTACAACAACATCCGCCAGCCCAATCGCAACTCGCTGTTATGGCAGGATGACGCCGTGGATGGCATCAAAACCGGACACACCGAGGAAGCAGGCTATTGTCTGGTTTCATCGGCCGTAAAAGATGACATGCGCCTGATCTCGGTAGTCATGGGCACCCGCTCAGAGAAAGAGCGCGCCGCCGAGAGCCAAAAGCTGATCACCTATGGTTTCCGCTTCTACGAAACCGTCAAAAGCTACGATGCGCAACAGGAACTGCTGCAATCCGAAATATGGAAAGGCAAATCCAACACCTTGAAGCTGGGCACAGAAGAAGCCATCTGGCTGACCATTCCACGGGGCACCGCCGGTGACATCAACGCTGAGCTGGAGGTACCCGAATTATTGCAGGCACCGATCACAGCAGGCGAAAAGATCGGCACGCTCAAACTGACACTGAATGGCGAAACCATTGCCACCAAGCCTCTGATCGCCCTGGATAGTGTCGAAGAAGGCGGCCTGTTCAAGCGCCTCTGGCATTGGATTCTGTTGATGGTAAAAGGCCTGTTTAGCTAG
- the mrdA gene encoding penicillin-binding protein 2, with protein MPKPITLKDHYRETRVFARRAVVSVFMVILLILALISRMVYLQILQYEKYSNLSDENRVSVEPIAPTRGLIVDRNGQLLADNRPNYSVSITKELCPDIDDTLQKLSRLVDISDSRQDEFKKRLSQRRRPFTPVAVKFKLSETEIAIIAVNQHLLPGVSLDANLVRHYPKAEALSHAIGYVGRINEAELKKLDATNYSATEHIGKTGIEAFYEDRLHGQVGFQTIETDARGRITKVLERTAPTPGENLQLFMDLPTQMAAVAALEGRRGAVVAIEPETGGILAFVSVPGFNSNLFVTGIDHASYDALQNSRARPLFNRALQGRYPPGSTIKPIVGLGGINTGATTWDYSIYDPGFYKLENDDRFYRDWKKWGHGVVNLHDAIVQSCDTYFYELAFKMGIDDIHDFMEPFGFGSKTNVDLVNEKGGLLPSRFWKKANRNMAWFPGETLITGIGQGYMLATPLQLSLSTAILANRGEKVQPRMVKAIGGIPLSTPDAGAPITLKNQANWERITDSMRDVVHSAKGTARGIAKGLEGYDIAGKTGTAQVLGIKQDEEYDAEKIAEWHRDHALFVGFAPVDKPKIAIAVLVENGGGGGSAAAPVARQVLDAYFQSLQQDADVPTTQAVQTP; from the coding sequence ATGCCAAAACCCATAACCCTGAAAGACCACTACCGAGAAACCCGGGTGTTTGCGCGCCGGGCTGTGGTGTCTGTTTTCATGGTCATCCTGCTGATTCTGGCTCTGATTTCGCGGATGGTGTATTTGCAGATACTGCAATATGAGAAATACAGCAACCTGTCTGATGAAAACCGGGTCAGCGTCGAGCCCATTGCTCCGACCCGAGGGCTGATTGTTGACCGCAACGGGCAATTGCTGGCGGACAATCGACCCAACTACTCCGTCAGTATCACCAAAGAGCTATGCCCTGATATTGATGACACACTGCAGAAACTGTCCCGTCTGGTGGACATCTCCGACAGCCGTCAGGATGAGTTCAAAAAACGGCTGTCCCAACGTCGACGCCCATTCACCCCGGTCGCGGTAAAATTCAAACTCAGCGAAACAGAAATCGCCATCATTGCGGTGAATCAGCACTTGCTGCCCGGTGTCAGCCTGGATGCCAACCTGGTGCGCCACTATCCAAAAGCGGAGGCGTTGTCACACGCCATCGGCTATGTAGGGCGCATTAACGAAGCCGAACTGAAAAAACTCGACGCAACCAATTACAGCGCCACAGAACACATCGGCAAAACCGGTATAGAAGCTTTTTACGAAGATCGCCTGCACGGTCAGGTTGGCTTCCAGACTATCGAAACCGACGCCCGTGGTCGCATCACCAAAGTATTGGAACGCACCGCGCCAACCCCCGGTGAAAACCTGCAACTGTTTATGGATTTGCCCACGCAGATGGCCGCAGTGGCCGCACTGGAAGGAAGGCGCGGCGCGGTGGTGGCAATCGAACCAGAAACCGGCGGCATTCTCGCCTTTGTCAGCGTGCCGGGCTTCAACTCCAACCTGTTCGTAACCGGGATCGACCACGCCAGTTACGATGCCCTGCAGAACTCCAGGGCACGCCCCCTGTTCAACCGGGCGCTGCAGGGGCGCTACCCGCCAGGATCCACCATCAAGCCCATCGTGGGTCTGGGGGGCATCAACACCGGTGCCACCACCTGGGACTATTCCATCTACGACCCTGGCTTCTACAAGCTGGAAAACGACGATCGTTTTTATCGTGACTGGAAAAAGTGGGGGCACGGTGTGGTTAATTTACACGACGCCATTGTGCAATCCTGCGACACCTACTTCTATGAGCTGGCCTTCAAAATGGGCATTGATGATATTCATGACTTCATGGAGCCATTCGGCTTTGGCAGCAAAACCAACGTGGATCTGGTGAATGAAAAAGGCGGCCTGCTCCCCTCCCGCTTCTGGAAAAAAGCCAATCGCAATATGGCCTGGTTTCCCGGCGAAACCCTGATCACCGGTATCGGCCAGGGCTATATGCTGGCCACACCACTGCAGCTGTCCCTGTCGACAGCCATTCTGGCCAATCGTGGTGAAAAAGTGCAGCCCCGCATGGTAAAAGCCATCGGCGGTATACCGCTGTCTACACCGGATGCCGGAGCCCCCATCACCCTTAAGAATCAAGCAAACTGGGAGCGTATTACCGACTCGATGCGCGATGTCGTGCACAGCGCCAAAGGCACCGCCCGCGGTATTGCCAAAGGCCTTGAGGGTTACGACATCGCAGGCAAAACCGGAACCGCTCAGGTGCTGGGCATCAAACAGGATGAAGAATACGATGCTGAAAAGATCGCAGAGTGGCATCGGGATCACGCCCTGTTTGTGGGCTTTGCCCCGGTAGATAAGCCTAAAATTGCGATCGCAGTATTGGTGGAAAACGGCGGCGGCGGTGGATCAGCGGCCGCGCCCGTGGCCCGCCAGGTATTGGATGCCTATTTCCAGTCACTGCAACAGGATGCGGACGTCCCCACCACACAGGCAGTGCAGACACCATGA
- the nadD gene encoding nicotinate-nucleotide adenylyltransferase, which produces MDKSASNATGVLGGTFDPIHTGHLRLAWEAKSRLSLDFVRLVPCHVPTHRESPDTTAKHRLTMAELACIGVPGFEVDNWEITRNDPSYSVSTLLHVREQIGDAAQLVFIMGMDAFNQFSNWHEWQTILTVAHLWVAHRPGNKLPEDDTTEYQLLQQLQCPADELKTCPAGKIHVHETTALDISATKLRQQIAEGITPRFLLPDAVWAYIQQNKLYGYRNENRSND; this is translated from the coding sequence ATGGACAAATCCGCGTCTAACGCCACCGGCGTTCTGGGCGGCACCTTCGACCCGATTCACACCGGCCATCTGCGCCTGGCGTGGGAGGCTAAGTCGAGACTGTCACTGGACTTTGTACGTCTGGTGCCTTGTCACGTGCCGACTCATCGGGAATCGCCGGACACCACCGCCAAACATCGCCTCACCATGGCGGAGCTGGCCTGCATCGGCGTGCCCGGGTTTGAAGTGGATAACTGGGAAATCACCCGTAATGACCCCTCGTACAGCGTCAGCACTTTGCTGCACGTAAGGGAGCAGATCGGCGATGCTGCACAGCTGGTGTTTATTATGGGGATGGATGCCTTCAACCAGTTCAGTAACTGGCATGAATGGCAAACGATTCTCACCGTGGCACACCTGTGGGTAGCCCATCGCCCAGGCAACAAGCTGCCCGAAGACGACACCACCGAATACCAGTTGCTGCAACAACTGCAATGCCCGGCCGATGAGCTGAAAACCTGCCCGGCCGGCAAGATCCACGTACACGAAACCACCGCACTGGATATCTCCGCCACCAAGCTACGGCAACAGATTGCAGAGGGCATCACGCCCCGTTTTCTGTTACCAGACGCCGTTTGGGCCTATATTCAACAAAACAAACTTTACGGTTACAGGAACGAAAACAGATCCAATGACTGA
- the mltB gene encoding lytic murein transglycosylase B: MTLLLTLGIFSQVAAASPAPASTTAPGYLSHPEAKKLVAEIEAEKSYPMDKLNTLLGSAEKSQSILDAIARPAEKTKTWAEYRPIFLTQDRVDKGVEFYQAHKDTFLRAEKEFGVSRYVILAIIGVETRYGKHKGNYRVIDALATLAFDYPPRAPFFRSELKHFLQLEQEAGIDLMSAKGSYAGAMGFGQFISSSYRHYAVDFDGDGHRDLINNPVDAIGSVANYFKQHGWKSGEPVASVARSLTDNDNPALDAVISQGPKPQKPQLTILDIKQAGLLADADYRDDEKATAMRFAGAEGTEYWIGLQNFYVITRYNHSPLYAMAVYQLSEELKQRLS; this comes from the coding sequence ATGACGCTGCTACTGACGCTCGGCATCTTCAGCCAAGTCGCTGCAGCCTCACCAGCGCCTGCCTCAACCACCGCACCTGGTTATCTGAGCCATCCAGAAGCAAAAAAACTGGTGGCAGAGATTGAAGCAGAAAAAAGCTACCCGATGGATAAGCTCAACACCCTGCTGGGCAGCGCCGAAAAATCACAATCCATTCTCGATGCCATCGCCCGCCCAGCAGAAAAAACCAAAACCTGGGCAGAGTATCGGCCCATATTTCTAACCCAGGATCGCGTCGACAAAGGCGTTGAGTTCTATCAAGCGCACAAAGACACATTTCTGCGCGCAGAAAAGGAATTTGGCGTCTCCCGTTATGTGATCCTGGCCATCATTGGTGTCGAAACCCGCTACGGCAAACACAAAGGCAACTATCGGGTGATTGATGCACTGGCCACACTTGCCTTTGACTATCCACCTCGCGCCCCATTTTTTCGCAGCGAGTTGAAGCATTTCCTACAGTTGGAACAAGAAGCAGGCATCGACCTGATGAGCGCCAAAGGCTCCTACGCCGGAGCCATGGGTTTCGGGCAGTTTATCTCCAGCAGTTACCGCCATTACGCCGTTGATTTTGACGGCGACGGTCATCGGGATCTGATCAACAACCCGGTGGACGCTATTGGCAGCGTCGCCAACTACTTCAAACAGCATGGCTGGAAAAGCGGCGAACCGGTGGCCAGCGTTGCCCGCAGCCTGACGGATAACGACAACCCGGCGCTGGATGCCGTCATCAGCCAAGGCCCAAAACCACAAAAACCGCAATTGACTATACTTGACATCAAACAGGCTGGCCTACTGGCAGACGCGGACTATCGCGACGATGAAAAAGCCACGGCCATGCGCTTTGCCGGGGCAGAAGGTACGGAATACTGGATTGGTTTGCAGAATTTCTACGTGATTACCCGTTACAATCACAGTCCGCTGTACGCCATGGCGGTGTATCAACTGAGTGAAGAGCTGAAACAACGATTATCATGA
- the rlmH gene encoding 23S rRNA (pseudouridine(1915)-N(3))-methyltransferase RlmH: MRVRLIAVGTKMPAWVTQGYEEYSKRLNQDITLELVEIPAGKRGKNADVDRITDKEGELMLAAIHGGDHVITLDVPGKRISTEKLADRLAQLLQGGQHVSILIGGPEGLAPQCKQKAQESWSLSDLTLPHPLVRVLIAEQIYRAWSILKGHPYHR, from the coding sequence ATGCGCGTTCGCCTGATTGCAGTGGGCACCAAAATGCCCGCCTGGGTCACCCAGGGCTATGAGGAATACAGTAAACGCCTGAACCAGGATATCACCCTGGAGCTGGTGGAGATCCCGGCTGGCAAACGGGGCAAGAACGCCGACGTAGACCGCATCACCGACAAGGAAGGCGAACTGATGCTGGCGGCAATTCATGGCGGCGACCACGTCATTACACTGGATGTGCCCGGCAAACGCATCAGCACAGAAAAGCTGGCCGACCGCCTTGCGCAGTTACTGCAGGGTGGTCAGCATGTGTCGATCCTGATCGGCGGCCCTGAAGGGCTGGCTCCCCAATGCAAGCAAAAAGCACAGGAAAGCTGGTCTCTGTCGGATCTGACGCTGCCTCACCCCCTGGTTCGTGTTTTAATTGCGGAACAAATCTATCGTGCGTGGTCTATTTTAAAGGGCCATCCCTATCACAGGTAA
- a CDS encoding response regulator, whose protein sequence is MDKIVLLCDPDSQLVDIYNDALKGESTQVIGCNDTSKLRTLALNLSPDLILINIDFGSSNGYKLCKQLKQNRLTLMLPVILLSNAPAMEERQRALEAGALDLIQRVSSPYFIRERILSLLHGSQRYSMATRMTDYQYRVLVAEDSPSLQQFYEAVLPAENCIVTLCDNGKQAWDLLKCNADFDLIITDLFMPVMDGKELCNLIRSHHEFDQIPIVVITTEQEKPVLYDLLSLGVSDFIQKPFRELELRSRVQAHLRNRVLVQEQFRLNQELIEFSALLEEKISERTREIFETNIETIYKLATACDLKDVDTANHIARVKDYVEAFSLHLGIDKRTAKEYGYSSMMHDVGKLGIPDSILRKPGPLNDAEWEIMRTHPIKGKELLGNRPFYQHAADIAVAHHERFDGSGYPYGIQGKDIPLSARIVSIVDIYDALTSRRPYKEAWSVETAFQELQSLSGHHLDPFLVAEFLKLGQSGELTRISGRYSLTS, encoded by the coding sequence ATGGATAAGATTGTACTTCTCTGTGACCCTGATAGTCAGTTGGTCGACATCTATAATGATGCACTAAAGGGCGAATCCACTCAGGTTATCGGTTGTAACGACACAAGCAAGTTGCGCACACTGGCGCTTAACCTGAGCCCCGATCTTATTTTGATCAATATAGATTTTGGCTCCAGCAACGGCTATAAATTGTGCAAGCAATTGAAGCAGAATCGACTCACCCTGATGCTGCCGGTTATTTTGCTATCCAACGCCCCGGCAATGGAAGAGCGACAACGAGCGCTTGAAGCCGGTGCCCTTGATCTGATTCAGCGGGTCAGCTCCCCTTATTTTATTCGAGAACGAATCCTCAGCCTGCTCCATGGCAGCCAACGCTACTCAATGGCCACCCGAATGACCGATTATCAATATCGAGTGCTGGTCGCAGAAGACAGCCCTTCCCTACAACAATTCTATGAAGCCGTATTGCCCGCCGAAAACTGCATTGTCACGCTTTGCGATAATGGCAAGCAGGCTTGGGACCTCTTGAAGTGCAACGCCGACTTTGACCTTATCATCACCGATCTGTTCATGCCGGTGATGGACGGTAAAGAGCTGTGCAATTTGATTCGCTCGCATCACGAATTCGATCAGATACCGATTGTAGTGATCACAACCGAACAGGAAAAACCCGTCCTGTATGACCTGCTCAGCCTGGGCGTGAGTGACTTCATCCAAAAACCATTCCGCGAATTGGAATTGCGCAGCCGGGTGCAAGCGCACCTGCGCAACCGGGTACTGGTGCAAGAACAATTTCGCCTGAACCAGGAGCTGATCGAATTCAGTGCCCTGCTGGAAGAAAAAATATCCGAGCGCACCCGAGAAATCTTTGAAACCAATATAGAGACCATATACAAGCTGGCCACAGCCTGTGATCTTAAGGATGTGGACACCGCCAACCACATTGCTCGGGTGAAAGATTACGTAGAAGCGTTTTCACTGCATCTGGGCATCGACAAACGCACAGCAAAAGAATACGGCTATTCCAGCATGATGCACGATGTTGGCAAGCTGGGCATCCCGGACTCGATACTGCGCAAGCCTGGCCCGCTCAATGACGCCGAATGGGAGATCATGCGCACGCACCCCATCAAAGGCAAAGAGCTGCTGGGCAACCGCCCCTTTTACCAGCACGCAGCCGACATTGCAGTGGCCCATCACGAGCGCTTTGATGGCAGTGGCTACCCCTATGGCATTCAAGGCAAAGACATCCCCCTCAGTGCTCGCATAGTCTCTATTGTGGATATCTACGACGCCCTCACCAGCCGCCGCCCCTATAAAGAAGCCTGGAGCGTGGAGACCGCCTTTCAGGAGCTGCAATCCCTGTCCGGCCATCATCTGGATCCGTTTCTGGTGGCTGAATTTCTGAAATTGGGCCAGAGCGGCGAGCTTACCCGCATCAGTGGACGCTATTCACTGACGTCCTGA
- the rsfS gene encoding ribosome silencing factor: protein MTDLQTLKDITMNALEDMKAKDIVVLDVKPLTSVADLMIVASGTSNRHVKSIADNVREQVKKNGMMPLGVEGEDVAEWVLVDLGDIIVHVMLPDTRRFYDLEKLWSMSPDRQD, encoded by the coding sequence ATGACTGACCTTCAAACTCTGAAAGACATCACCATGAACGCTTTGGAAGACATGAAAGCCAAAGACATCGTGGTATTGGATGTCAAACCCCTCACCAGCGTTGCGGATCTGATGATCGTGGCCAGTGGAACCTCCAACCGCCACGTCAAATCCATTGCCGACAACGTTCGCGAGCAAGTCAAAAAGAACGGCATGATGCCTTTGGGCGTAGAAGGCGAGGATGTGGCGGAATGGGTGCTGGTGGATCTGGGCGACATCATCGTTCACGTCATGCTGCCGGACACCCGCCGCTTTTACGATCTTGAAAAGCTCTGGAGCATGTCTCCGGATCGCCAGGACTAA
- the rodA gene encoding rod shape-determining protein RodA — MSRYDYQHQLGSGHSPVTKRISIMQAIHLDAPLMGGLLVLVSVGLFVLYSASGQSMDTLMRQLVRIVAGFAAMMIMAFISPRTYKRWTPWLFGLGLLFLIGVLVTGTEAKGAQRWLAIPGTGVRFQPSEIMKVIVPMMLAWYLSERALPPGWKPVLLSAILILVPTLLIAKQPDLGTSLLIASSGFLVLFLSGLSWKYIAGLAAAAIPAAGGIWMVMHDYQRQRVLTFLDPERDRWGAGWNITQSKTAIGSGGWEGKGWLHGTQAHLDFLPESSTDFIIAVLAEEFGLLGVCALLMIYFAIVARGMYIAMNAQDTYSRLLAGSLTMTFFVYVFVNIGMVSGILPVVGVPLPMVSYGGTSIVTLMASFGILMSIHTHRKLVST, encoded by the coding sequence ATGAGCCGATACGACTATCAACATCAGCTGGGCAGTGGTCACTCCCCTGTCACCAAGCGCATCAGCATAATGCAAGCCATTCACCTGGACGCTCCCCTTATGGGCGGGCTGTTGGTTCTGGTCAGTGTGGGATTGTTTGTACTCTACAGTGCCAGCGGCCAAAGCATGGACACCTTGATGCGGCAATTAGTCCGCATCGTAGCAGGCTTTGCGGCCATGATGATAATGGCCTTCATTTCACCCCGCACCTATAAACGCTGGACGCCCTGGCTATTTGGCCTGGGCCTTCTGTTTTTGATTGGCGTGCTGGTTACCGGCACCGAAGCCAAAGGGGCTCAGCGCTGGCTGGCGATCCCCGGTACCGGCGTGCGCTTTCAACCCTCCGAGATCATGAAGGTCATCGTGCCCATGATGCTGGCCTGGTATCTGTCCGAACGGGCTCTGCCTCCGGGGTGGAAGCCGGTGCTGCTGTCGGCCATTCTGATTCTGGTGCCGACACTATTGATTGCCAAACAACCGGATCTGGGCACCTCGCTGCTGATCGCCAGCTCCGGCTTTTTGGTGCTGTTTCTATCTGGCCTCAGCTGGAAATACATCGCTGGCCTGGCCGCTGCGGCAATACCCGCTGCGGGCGGTATATGGATGGTCATGCATGATTATCAGCGCCAGCGGGTGCTGACCTTCCTGGATCCTGAGCGGGATCGCTGGGGCGCTGGCTGGAATATCACCCAATCTAAAACCGCCATCGGCTCGGGAGGCTGGGAGGGCAAAGGCTGGCTCCACGGCACCCAGGCGCATCTGGATTTCCTGCCGGAAAGCTCTACCGATTTCATCATCGCCGTGCTGGCTGAAGAATTTGGCCTGCTGGGTGTCTGCGCTCTGTTAATGATCTACTTCGCCATCGTCGCCCGCGGCATGTACATTGCCATGAACGCACAGGACACCTATTCACGGCTGCTGGCAGGCTCACTGACCATGACATTCTTCGTGTATGTATTCGTTAACATCGGCATGGTCAGCGGCATTTTACCCGTTGTTGGCGTGCCGCTGCCCATGGTGAGCTACGGCGGCACCTCGATCGTAACCCTGATGGCCAGTTTCGGTATCCTGATGTCGATTCATACCCATCGTAAACTGGTCTCCACCTAA
- a CDS encoding glutamate-5-semialdehyde dehydrogenase — protein MDVKAYMTQLGQQARAASRQMAKANTGVKNAALIAIAEAIEAQREALTAANQIDLDNGRNNGLEPAMLDRLELTPARIDTMIEGLQQVAALPDPVGEISDMNYRPSGIQVGKMRVPLGVIGIIYESRPNVTVEAASLCLKSGNATILRGGSESINSNQAIARCIAQGLEQAGLPHSAVQVVETTDRAAVGELITMPAYVDVIVPRGGKGLIERISNDARVPVIKHLDGICHVYIDAEADPQKAIDIAINAKTHRYGVCNAMETLLVHSAVADLILPKLAQLYAEKGVELRGCEQTRAIIDCVSATEADWQTEYLAPILAIRVVDDLDAAIDHINQYSSQHTESIITENYTLARRFLAEVDSSSVMVNASTRFADGFEYGLGAEIGISTDKIHARGPVGLEGLTSQKYIVLGDGQIRV, from the coding sequence ATGGATGTAAAAGCCTATATGACCCAATTGGGTCAACAGGCCCGTGCTGCGTCGCGCCAAATGGCGAAAGCCAACACCGGTGTAAAAAACGCTGCGCTTATCGCCATCGCAGAAGCCATCGAGGCTCAGCGCGAAGCACTGACAGCGGCGAACCAGATCGATCTGGACAACGGCCGTAACAATGGACTGGAGCCAGCTATGCTGGATCGTCTGGAGCTGACCCCCGCACGCATCGACACCATGATCGAAGGCTTACAGCAAGTAGCCGCCCTGCCCGACCCCGTCGGCGAAATCAGTGATATGAATTATCGCCCCAGCGGCATACAGGTAGGCAAAATGCGCGTACCTCTGGGTGTGATTGGCATCATCTACGAATCGCGCCCAAACGTTACGGTGGAAGCCGCAAGCCTCTGCCTGAAATCGGGCAATGCCACCATTTTGCGGGGCGGCTCTGAATCCATCAACAGCAATCAAGCCATCGCCCGCTGCATCGCTCAGGGCCTGGAGCAGGCAGGTCTGCCTCATAGCGCTGTGCAGGTCGTGGAAACCACCGACCGTGCTGCCGTTGGCGAACTGATCACCATGCCCGCCTACGTGGACGTAATTGTTCCCCGTGGCGGCAAAGGCCTGATTGAGCGCATCAGCAACGATGCCCGCGTGCCGGTTATCAAGCATCTGGACGGCATCTGCCATGTCTATATTGATGCCGAGGCCGATCCACAAAAAGCCATCGACATTGCCATCAATGCCAAAACCCATCGCTATGGCGTGTGTAACGCCATGGAAACCTTGCTGGTACACAGCGCCGTAGCGGATTTGATTCTGCCCAAGCTGGCGCAGTTATATGCTGAAAAAGGCGTGGAGCTGCGTGGCTGCGAGCAAACCCGCGCCATTATTGATTGCGTCAGCGCCACCGAGGCCGACTGGCAAACCGAATACCTGGCCCCCATTCTGGCGATCCGGGTAGTGGATGATCTGGATGCGGCAATCGATCACATCAACCAGTACAGCTCGCAGCACACCGAAAGCATTATCACCGAAAACTACACGCTGGCCCGCCGCTTCCTCGCCGAAGTAGACTCCAGCTCGGTGATGGTCAACGCATCCACCCGCTTTGCCGACGGTTTTGAATACGGATTGGGTGCCGAAATTGGCATTTCCACCGACAAAATCCACGCTCGCGGCCCGGTTGGGCTGGAAGGGCTCACCTCACAGAAATACATAGTGCTGGGCGATGGACAAATCCGCGTCTAA